A stretch of DNA from Tolypothrix sp. PCC 7910:
GCTTATTCTTGGACTAACAACTTGCCAAAGCCTCAGTGAGATATAATTACCGATCTTCTACTAAACTCTCCAGCCAACTAGAGAGCCAAGTATAAAAACTATCATTCTGTCACTCTTATAAGAAACGGGTTTGAGTAGACACCTTTTCTTCTCTAGCGTCTGCTCCTTGGACTGCGATCACACCACGAAACATATTCATGCCACAAGTGAAAGCATATTCGCCTGGTTTTTCGGGTGTAAACTCAATTGAGGTCAATTCATTGAGTGGTAAATCAGCAGCAATACCAAAATCAGGAATTAACACTTTTGCAAGGCAATTGCTGGAATTTTTACGCAGAAAGTTGAGTTGCACTCTTTGCCCTGCTTTGACAACAACACGATTCGGTATGTATCCTTTATCTACATTGATGGTAGCTTTCTGGATTCCTTGCTCTACAGTTGTTTCATGCTCATCAATTGAACTGAAAGATTTGGGCTGAGATTCTATAATTGTTTCATCTTTCTTTGCAACTGTTGATTGAGTGTCTGATGCTTCAGCTTGAATTTCACCGCGAAACATATTCATACCACAGGTAAAGACATAAGTTCCGGCTTGTTTGGGTGTAAATTCCACAGTGGTGACTTGATTAAGCGGTAAATCTGCGGCAATGTGAAAGTCTGGAATCACCACTTGTTCTAAGCAACTGCTAGGATCTTTGCGTTCAAATTTCAGCCGTACTGGTATCCCAGCTTGCACCACAACTCGACTTGGATCGTATCCCCCATCAACGGTGACGGTTACTTCCTGAATATTCCCGCCTGTTGCAACTGCTTTCCCAGACTTAGGTTTACTCAGCAAGAACCACCAAAGTTCCAAGCCAATTAGTCCCAATCCACCAAGGGTGACAGCCACCTTACTCCCTAGTGGTTGCTCAATACGTTGAAATTGATTGGTTTGGACTGTTGCAGATGAGTGCGTTTCATGGGATGTTTGTGCGCTTGCTTTACCAGATGCAATTGAGAGTACAATTCCTAAACTGGCTATACTACCGATGAGTGCTGTTTTATTTAACATTGAAAAACCTCCTAAGTGAATGTCAGTAAGTTATCAGCTACACTAAAATTCCTGAAATAACTCCCAGCAGAAATCCAAATCCTGCTAAAGTCCCGAAAAATATCATGTGATTGAACATTTTTATTTCCTCTAGCTGATACCAATTCACTAAAATTAAGCAACAGATGTAAGTTGTAAAACCCAGATAGCATCTGATTTTCTTAATTTTGAATTTTGAATTTTGAATTTTGAATTGGTATGAGTGTTTTAGGTTGGAAGTTACGCAAACGCAGTGCATTGGTGACTACGGAAACTGAACTAAAAGCCATTGCTGCACCGGCGATGATGGGATTGAGTAACCAACCGAAGATAGGGAAAAGAATCCCGGCGGCTATGGGAATACCCGCAACGTTGTAAATGAAGGCGAAGAATAAGTTTTGACGAATATTGCGAATTGTGGCGCGACTGAGTTGAATGGCTGTAACTATGCCTTGTAAATCACCAGAGATTAAGGTGATGTCACTAGCTGCGATCGCTACATCTGTACCAGTGCCAATTGCAATTCCCACATCGGCTTGAGCTAAAGCTGGTGCATCATTGATACCATCACCAACCATCGCCACAATTTTGCCTTCTGCTTGTAATGCTTGTACTGTTGCGGCTTTTTGGTCGGGGCGGACTTCTGCCAAAACCCGCTTAATACCAACTTCACGAGCAATACTTTCTGCGGTGCGTTGATTATCTCCAGTGAGCATCACAACTTCTAAACCGAGTCTTTGTAATGCTCTCACAGCTTGGGTAGAAGTGGGTTTAATGGCATCAGCAATACCCATCACGCCTTTGATTTCGCCATCAACTGCTAACCAAACTGCTGTTTTACCCAGGTATTCTAAGCGTTCTTTATCTTGAAGCAAGGCTTGAGTGTTAATACTCAACTCTTCCATCCAGCGTTGTGTACCAATTTGCACAAGACGGTTAGAAACGATACCTTGGACACCACTACCTGCCACGGCTTCAAAATCTCTGACATCTGCTAATGGTACTTCCTGAGATTGAGCATATCGAACAACGGCTTCTGCCAAGGGGTGTTCAGAATTGCGTTCTACTGAGGCGGCTAGTTGTATCAGCTGAATTTCATTGCCATTCAGTGTGCCGTTAACCGTGACAAAATCTGTAACTGTCGGTTTACCTTGGGTAATCGTGCCGGTTTTATCTAAGACAATGGTTTGAATTTGATGTGCCAGTTCTAAGCTTTCGGCTCCCTTAATTAAAATGCCGTTTTCTGCACCTTTACCTGTGCCTACCATCACAGAGGTTGGTGTGGCTAAACCCAAAGCACAAGGACAAGCGATAATTAACACCCCAACTGTGGTTATCAATGCCAGAGTGACATTACCCATGATGTTGTACCAAATGATAAAAGTGAAGATAGCGATCGCAATTACCGCCGGGACAAACCACCCGGTAACTTGGTCTGCTAATCTTTGAATGGGAGCTTTTGAACCTTGAGCCTGCTGGACTAATTGAACAATCTGCGCCAGTACAGTATCCTTACCTACTCTTGTTGTCCGGAATTTAAAACTTCCAGTTTTGTTAATAGTGGCTCCAATGACTTCATCTCCTGGTTGCTTTTTGGTCGGTACACTTTCGCCAGTCACCATCGCTTCATCAACGGTAGATGTCCCCTCAACCACTTCCCCATCAACAGGAACTTTCTCTCCAGGGCGAACCAGCACTACATCGCCAATTTGTACCTGTTCAATTGGTACATCTACTTCTCGTCCATTACGAATCAACCGTGCTGTTTTCGCTTGCAAACCAACTAGCTTACGGATAGCTTCTGAAGTTTGTCCTTTAGCGCGGTTTTCTAGCCACCGTCCCAAAAGAATTAAAGCAATAATTACAACTGCTGCTTCGTAATATACATCCGGCTTTAATCCTTGAGCCACAAAGAAACTGGGGAAAGCTGTGGCAAATAAAGAATAGGTATATGCTGCTCCTGTGCCTAGAGCAACTAGAGTATCCATAGTAGCAGCGTGACGCTTTAAAGCTTTCCAGGCGTTTTTAAAGAAATCGGCACCGCACCAAAATAGTGCTGGAGTTGTCAGTACCATTTGTACCCAAGAATTATGCAACCATGTGGGAATCAAAGGTAAATTCAATCCGAGCATCATGGGTAACGACCCAATTACAAGCACAGCACCAATCATCCCAGCAACAATCACTTTTCGCAGTAGATAACGTGATTCTCGTAAACGTGCCGTTTTCTCAGCATCATCTTCTCCTGCCATTAGGTTTTGTTCTTGGAGTGGATAGGCAGAGTAACCTGCCCCGTCCACTGCATCCTGGATGGTTTGTACATCAGTTGTTCTGGGGTCATACTCAACTGTTGCTTGTTCGGCTCCAAAGTTCACACTACATTCATTCACACCTGGAACAGAACTGATTGCTTCTTCGATACTCTTTGCACAAGAGGCGCAACTCATACCGCGCAGTTTCAGTGTGGCTGTTTCCATTCTTCTTTTTCCTTAACACTCAGTTGTTTTGACAAGATAGGAAAGTTCAATTTGAACAGGGTGTAGGGGGTGGGGACGGCGTTCTTAAGAGGATTCTGACTCCTTAAGAGCGCAAGCACCTTAAAAAGGCGGGGCGTATGTTTTCCACCAAGAGTGTTGGGGCTGTATTTTTCCGACACCCGACACCCCGTCCCAACGGGGCTTGATCATGCGACCGAATAGCCAGCTGCTGTAATTGCTTCTTTTACTGCTGCTTCGGTTGTCTGAGTTTCGACGCTGACTAGCTTTGTTTTCGGATCGGCCTCAACCTTAGCTGTGGGGTCAACTGCTTGGATGGCTTTTGTAATCGTTTCTCCACAAGCAGAACAAGCCATGTTAGGAACTTTTAGTTGAAGTGTCATCTTTACTCTCCTTTTATGAACTAATTCCATTGTGAAATCTCCATTTCACTGGAGAGTCAAGAGGGGCAAGAAAATTTTTTTTAGGCTTTGGTTAGAAACTTGGAATGGCTGAAACCATATAAAAAATAAATCTCTAGGCTGTAGCCCTTATGCAGTAATGATTTATTTTTTCTTACAAAACTAAGATTAAGCTTCGCTGCTCATATTCGACTTCAGTAAGTAGGTGGGCGTAAATAAACATAACTATACTTCTGTCATTGCGAGGAGGTACGACGAAGCAATCGCAAGGGTTTCGGACTTTTTACATTTTGTTACATAGCTTGGTTTATTCGTGCCTACTTACTTAGTACAAGAGAAGTGTTTAATGCTGTCCATAACTATGGCTACTTACGTTCATAATCAACTCAAACTAATCACAATCACTGAGGTTCATAGCTACATCGGATGGGGGAAATAGAATAAACTGAGTGAGTATTCGTAATGTAGTAATTTCAATATATGTAAATAAGTTTTTAAAATAAAAACTAAAAAAATATATTCGTTTAAATATAACAGGACTTACGCAAGCAAAATTTGTCATTGCGACCGAAACGAAGTTTAGGGAAGCAATCCCGAAATATCAGGCGATTACACCGCTTTGCTCGTAATGACGTAATTACGTGACTTTTGCGTAAGTCCTATATAAAATATTTGAATTTCAAAAGTATAAGTAGTAAAGAGTAAAATATAATTTTCTTTAGTAACTTTTACTCAATTTGCAATTGCTGACTGCTACATCAATAAATTGCAACGCAGCAGTCAGCAATAATAGATACTTATGCCATAGCTGTGGCCATTTGACGACAAGAATCGGCACAGCGACGACAAGATGCAGCACAGCGTTTACAGTGTTCGCTATCGTGTTTTTC
This window harbors:
- a CDS encoding heavy-metal-associated domain-containing protein — its product is MTLQLKVPNMACSACGETITKAIQAVDPTAKVEADPKTKLVSVETQTTEAAVKEAITAAGYSVA
- a CDS encoding heavy metal translocating P-type ATPase, which translates into the protein METATLKLRGMSCASCAKSIEEAISSVPGVNECSVNFGAEQATVEYDPRTTDVQTIQDAVDGAGYSAYPLQEQNLMAGEDDAEKTARLRESRYLLRKVIVAGMIGAVLVIGSLPMMLGLNLPLIPTWLHNSWVQMVLTTPALFWCGADFFKNAWKALKRHAATMDTLVALGTGAAYTYSLFATAFPSFFVAQGLKPDVYYEAAVVIIALILLGRWLENRAKGQTSEAIRKLVGLQAKTARLIRNGREVDVPIEQVQIGDVVLVRPGEKVPVDGEVVEGTSTVDEAMVTGESVPTKKQPGDEVIGATINKTGSFKFRTTRVGKDTVLAQIVQLVQQAQGSKAPIQRLADQVTGWFVPAVIAIAIFTFIIWYNIMGNVTLALITTVGVLIIACPCALGLATPTSVMVGTGKGAENGILIKGAESLELAHQIQTIVLDKTGTITQGKPTVTDFVTVNGTLNGNEIQLIQLAASVERNSEHPLAEAVVRYAQSQEVPLADVRDFEAVAGSGVQGIVSNRLVQIGTQRWMEELSINTQALLQDKERLEYLGKTAVWLAVDGEIKGVMGIADAIKPTSTQAVRALQRLGLEVVMLTGDNQRTAESIAREVGIKRVLAEVRPDQKAATVQALQAEGKIVAMVGDGINDAPALAQADVGIAIGTGTDVAIAASDITLISGDLQGIVTAIQLSRATIRNIRQNLFFAFIYNVAGIPIAAGILFPIFGWLLNPIIAGAAMAFSSVSVVTNALRLRNFQPKTLIPIQNSKFKIQN
- a CDS encoding cupredoxin domain-containing protein, whose protein sequence is MLNKTALIGSIASLGIVLSIASGKASAQTSHETHSSATVQTNQFQRIEQPLGSKVAVTLGGLGLIGLELWWFLLSKPKSGKAVATGGNIQEVTVTVDGGYDPSRVVVQAGIPVRLKFERKDPSSCLEQVVIPDFHIAADLPLNQVTTVEFTPKQAGTYVFTCGMNMFRGEIQAEASDTQSTVAKKDETIIESQPKSFSSIDEHETTVEQGIQKATINVDKGYIPNRVVVKAGQRVQLNFLRKNSSNCLAKVLIPDFGIAADLPLNELTSIEFTPEKPGEYAFTCGMNMFRGVIAVQGADAREEKVSTQTRFL